From Ptiloglossa arizonensis isolate GNS036 chromosome 10, iyPtiAriz1_principal, whole genome shotgun sequence, the proteins below share one genomic window:
- the Polr2m gene encoding RNA polymerase II subunit M isoform X1, giving the protein MITFTYRKRKQMLQKKVINKIPGELPLPSKKQNQGFIEDLGKKQKFELEELLKRQNNILVNKTFISKLPDKGEKIQNFRDKILKELNYKNELENAANLLSRLNLASEGKDAMNELEWTGKYSEIKDTIKVVELDSDDEEDPLKILAQPTGSGIHKKKIIHLLPERSLINSEDLAEIESFEVESTEKEHIQYLVNKVEKFPEDKNQRKEPFKPYKTTKSNIHNPEKEKQRKQNKNWEVTAATPPLIVHSAAKIINLNESLKLQKEHAKKLQEIQTKHAAEKLVEQLGLYNVYLQDEKDSSSSSTSEDEEKNEVHDEEDNDKRGTVVFTVDSVEN; this is encoded by the exons ATGATTACG TTTACGTACAGAAAACGAAAACAAATGTtacaaaaaaaagtaattaacaaAATTCCAGGCGAATTGCCACTTCCTTCTAAAAAACAAAATCAAGGATTTATAGAAGATTtgggaaagaaacaaaaatttgaattagAAGAACTACTGAAAAGGCAGAATAATATTCTTGTTAATAA aacatTCATATCAAAACTTCCAGATAAAggagaaaaaattcaaaattttagagataaaatattgaaagaatTGAACTATAAAAATGAATTGGAAAATGCAGCAAATCTTTTATCAAGATTAAATTTAGCATCTGAAGGTAAAGATGCTATGAATGAATTAGAATGGACAGGCAAATATAGTGAAATAAAAGATACAATAAAAGTTGTTGAACTTGATAGCGATGATGAAGAAGATCCTTTAAAAATATTGGCACAA CCTACAGGCTCTGGTattcataaaaagaaaattatacaccTACTACCAGAAAGAAGTTTAATAAACTCAGAAGATTTAGCGGAAATAGAATCTTTTGAAGTAGAATCCACAGAGAAGGAACATATACAATATCTTGTCAACAAAGTAGAAAAATTTCCAGAGGATAAAAATCAGAGAAAGGAACCATTTAAACCATATAAGACAACCAAATCTAATATACATAATCcagaaaaggaaaaacaaagaaagcaaAATAAAAACTGGGAAGTTACAGCAGCTACACCTCCACTCATAGTTCATAGTGCAGCCaagattataaatttaaatgaatctttaaaattacaaaaagaacACGCTAAAAAACTTCAG GAAATTCAAACAAAACATGCAGCAGAGAAATTAGTTGAGCAGCTCGGTTTATACAATGTTTATCTACAAGATGAAAAGGACTCTAGTTCATCTTCTACTTCTgaggacgaagaaaaaaatgaagtaCACGATGAAGAAGATAACGATAAAAGAGGAACAGTTGTTTTTACAGTAGATagtgtagaaaattaa
- the Polr2m gene encoding RNA polymerase II subunit M isoform X4, producing the protein MCELPLPSKKQNQGFIEDLGKKQKFELEELLKRQNNILVNKTFISKLPDKGEKIQNFRDKILKELNYKNELENAANLLSRLNLASEGKDAMNELEWTGKYSEIKDTIKVVELDSDDEEDPLKILAQPTGSGIHKKKIIHLLPERSLINSEDLAEIESFEVESTEKEHIQYLVNKVEKFPEDKNQRKEPFKPYKTTKSNIHNPEKEKQRKQNKNWEVTAATPPLIVHSAAKIINLNESLKLQKEHAKKLQEIQTKHAAEKLVEQLGLYNVYLQDEKDSSSSSTSEDEEKNEVHDEEDNDKRGTVVFTVDSVEN; encoded by the exons atgt GCGAATTGCCACTTCCTTCTAAAAAACAAAATCAAGGATTTATAGAAGATTtgggaaagaaacaaaaatttgaattagAAGAACTACTGAAAAGGCAGAATAATATTCTTGTTAATAA aacatTCATATCAAAACTTCCAGATAAAggagaaaaaattcaaaattttagagataaaatattgaaagaatTGAACTATAAAAATGAATTGGAAAATGCAGCAAATCTTTTATCAAGATTAAATTTAGCATCTGAAGGTAAAGATGCTATGAATGAATTAGAATGGACAGGCAAATATAGTGAAATAAAAGATACAATAAAAGTTGTTGAACTTGATAGCGATGATGAAGAAGATCCTTTAAAAATATTGGCACAA CCTACAGGCTCTGGTattcataaaaagaaaattatacaccTACTACCAGAAAGAAGTTTAATAAACTCAGAAGATTTAGCGGAAATAGAATCTTTTGAAGTAGAATCCACAGAGAAGGAACATATACAATATCTTGTCAACAAAGTAGAAAAATTTCCAGAGGATAAAAATCAGAGAAAGGAACCATTTAAACCATATAAGACAACCAAATCTAATATACATAATCcagaaaaggaaaaacaaagaaagcaaAATAAAAACTGGGAAGTTACAGCAGCTACACCTCCACTCATAGTTCATAGTGCAGCCaagattataaatttaaatgaatctttaaaattacaaaaagaacACGCTAAAAAACTTCAG GAAATTCAAACAAAACATGCAGCAGAGAAATTAGTTGAGCAGCTCGGTTTATACAATGTTTATCTACAAGATGAAAAGGACTCTAGTTCATCTTCTACTTCTgaggacgaagaaaaaaatgaagtaCACGATGAAGAAGATAACGATAAAAGAGGAACAGTTGTTTTTACAGTAGATagtgtagaaaattaa
- the Polr2m gene encoding RNA polymerase II subunit M isoform X3, giving the protein MLQKKVINKIPGELPLPSKKQNQGFIEDLGKKQKFELEELLKRQNNILVNKTFISKLPDKGEKIQNFRDKILKELNYKNELENAANLLSRLNLASEGKDAMNELEWTGKYSEIKDTIKVVELDSDDEEDPLKILAQPTGSGIHKKKIIHLLPERSLINSEDLAEIESFEVESTEKEHIQYLVNKVEKFPEDKNQRKEPFKPYKTTKSNIHNPEKEKQRKQNKNWEVTAATPPLIVHSAAKIINLNESLKLQKEHAKKLQEIQTKHAAEKLVEQLGLYNVYLQDEKDSSSSSTSEDEEKNEVHDEEDNDKRGTVVFTVDSVEN; this is encoded by the exons ATGTtacaaaaaaaagtaattaacaaAATTCCAGGCGAATTGCCACTTCCTTCTAAAAAACAAAATCAAGGATTTATAGAAGATTtgggaaagaaacaaaaatttgaattagAAGAACTACTGAAAAGGCAGAATAATATTCTTGTTAATAA aacatTCATATCAAAACTTCCAGATAAAggagaaaaaattcaaaattttagagataaaatattgaaagaatTGAACTATAAAAATGAATTGGAAAATGCAGCAAATCTTTTATCAAGATTAAATTTAGCATCTGAAGGTAAAGATGCTATGAATGAATTAGAATGGACAGGCAAATATAGTGAAATAAAAGATACAATAAAAGTTGTTGAACTTGATAGCGATGATGAAGAAGATCCTTTAAAAATATTGGCACAA CCTACAGGCTCTGGTattcataaaaagaaaattatacaccTACTACCAGAAAGAAGTTTAATAAACTCAGAAGATTTAGCGGAAATAGAATCTTTTGAAGTAGAATCCACAGAGAAGGAACATATACAATATCTTGTCAACAAAGTAGAAAAATTTCCAGAGGATAAAAATCAGAGAAAGGAACCATTTAAACCATATAAGACAACCAAATCTAATATACATAATCcagaaaaggaaaaacaaagaaagcaaAATAAAAACTGGGAAGTTACAGCAGCTACACCTCCACTCATAGTTCATAGTGCAGCCaagattataaatttaaatgaatctttaaaattacaaaaagaacACGCTAAAAAACTTCAG GAAATTCAAACAAAACATGCAGCAGAGAAATTAGTTGAGCAGCTCGGTTTATACAATGTTTATCTACAAGATGAAAAGGACTCTAGTTCATCTTCTACTTCTgaggacgaagaaaaaaatgaagtaCACGATGAAGAAGATAACGATAAAAGAGGAACAGTTGTTTTTACAGTAGATagtgtagaaaattaa
- the Rpl13a gene encoding ribosomal protein L13A, with translation MTGFTNKPILIDGRGHLLGRLAAIIAKTILQGNKVIVVRSEQLNISGNFFRNKLKFMSFLRKRCNVNPARGPFHFRAPSKILWKTVRGMIPHKTQRGKDALRRLKVYEGCPPPYDRRKRVVVPGAMRVMCLKPGRKYCHVGRLSHEVGWKYKAVVRTLENKRRVRSILEVQKRDKLKKLTMQAGQTVLKATAPYTAIINNFGYN, from the exons ATGACTGGCTTCACTAATAAG CCAATATTAATCGATGGCCGTGGCCATTTACTTGGCCGTTTGGCAGCAATTATTGCCAAAACGATTCTGCAAGGCAATAAAGTAATTGTTGTCCGGAGTGAACAACTTAATATTTCTGGTAACTTCTTTAG gaACAAATTGAAGTTTATGTCATTTTTACGCAAAAGATGTAATGTAAATCCAGCTCGTGGACCTTTCCATTTCCGTGCTCCTAGTAAAATACTTTGGAAGACAGTTCGTG GAATGATCCCACATAAAACACAAAGAGGAAAGGATGCTCTCAGAAGGTTGAAGGTTTATGAAGGATGTCCACCACCATATGATCGTAGAAAACGTGTTGTTGTCCCAGGTGCTATGAGAGTTATGTGTCTTAAACCTGGTAGGaag TACTGCCATGTAGGCAGATTATCTCACGAAGTGGGATGGAAATATAAGGCAGTGGTACGCACATTGGAGAACAAGAGGCGTGTCAGATCAATTCTTGAGGTTCAAAAGAGAGATAAACTCAAG AAACTTACTATGCAAGCTGGACAAACGGTTCTCAAAGCTACAGCACCATACAcagcaattattaataattttggatacaattaa
- the Polr2m gene encoding RNA polymerase II subunit M isoform X2 encodes MSCNIDSYKNLDISYHSTCVIRRELPLPSKKQNQGFIEDLGKKQKFELEELLKRQNNILVNKTFISKLPDKGEKIQNFRDKILKELNYKNELENAANLLSRLNLASEGKDAMNELEWTGKYSEIKDTIKVVELDSDDEEDPLKILAQPTGSGIHKKKIIHLLPERSLINSEDLAEIESFEVESTEKEHIQYLVNKVEKFPEDKNQRKEPFKPYKTTKSNIHNPEKEKQRKQNKNWEVTAATPPLIVHSAAKIINLNESLKLQKEHAKKLQEIQTKHAAEKLVEQLGLYNVYLQDEKDSSSSSTSEDEEKNEVHDEEDNDKRGTVVFTVDSVEN; translated from the exons ATGTCGTGTAATATCGATTCTTACAAAAATCTCGATATCTCGTATCATTCAACATGCGTAATTAGAC GCGAATTGCCACTTCCTTCTAAAAAACAAAATCAAGGATTTATAGAAGATTtgggaaagaaacaaaaatttgaattagAAGAACTACTGAAAAGGCAGAATAATATTCTTGTTAATAA aacatTCATATCAAAACTTCCAGATAAAggagaaaaaattcaaaattttagagataaaatattgaaagaatTGAACTATAAAAATGAATTGGAAAATGCAGCAAATCTTTTATCAAGATTAAATTTAGCATCTGAAGGTAAAGATGCTATGAATGAATTAGAATGGACAGGCAAATATAGTGAAATAAAAGATACAATAAAAGTTGTTGAACTTGATAGCGATGATGAAGAAGATCCTTTAAAAATATTGGCACAA CCTACAGGCTCTGGTattcataaaaagaaaattatacaccTACTACCAGAAAGAAGTTTAATAAACTCAGAAGATTTAGCGGAAATAGAATCTTTTGAAGTAGAATCCACAGAGAAGGAACATATACAATATCTTGTCAACAAAGTAGAAAAATTTCCAGAGGATAAAAATCAGAGAAAGGAACCATTTAAACCATATAAGACAACCAAATCTAATATACATAATCcagaaaaggaaaaacaaagaaagcaaAATAAAAACTGGGAAGTTACAGCAGCTACACCTCCACTCATAGTTCATAGTGCAGCCaagattataaatttaaatgaatctttaaaattacaaaaagaacACGCTAAAAAACTTCAG GAAATTCAAACAAAACATGCAGCAGAGAAATTAGTTGAGCAGCTCGGTTTATACAATGTTTATCTACAAGATGAAAAGGACTCTAGTTCATCTTCTACTTCTgaggacgaagaaaaaaatgaagtaCACGATGAAGAAGATAACGATAAAAGAGGAACAGTTGTTTTTACAGTAGATagtgtagaaaattaa